In the Oncorhynchus gorbuscha isolate QuinsamMale2020 ecotype Even-year linkage group LG05, OgorEven_v1.0, whole genome shotgun sequence genome, one interval contains:
- the LOC124035599 gene encoding transmembrane protein 41B-like isoform X2: MAKKRRERREADSVSLVTLHEEPKTKFNEAQTLKETRYTGGGSARMSLLILLSVFTCAASVILQTFAIPGSIFLSILSGYLYPFPLALFLVCLCSGLGASFCYMLSYLVGRPVVYRYLTERAQKWSQQVDKHRDHLINYIIFLRITPFLPNWFINITSPVINVPLGVFFLGTFFGVAPPSFVAINAGTTLYKLTTAGEAVSWNSLIVLGVLAVLSILPVCFQKKLQQKME, from the exons ATGGCCAAGAAACGAAGAGAAAGACGAGAGGCCGATAGTGTTTCGTTAGTAACGTTACACGAGGAACCGAAGACAAAATTTAACGAGGCACAAACCCTCAAAG AGACTCGATACACTGGAGGGGGCTCAGCTCGCATGTCTCTCCTCATCCTGCTGTCTGTCTTCACCTGCGCTGCTTCTGTCAT CCTCCAGACATTTGCGATCCCTGGATCCATCTTCCTCAGCATCCTGTCTGGTTATCTCTACCCCTTCCCCCTGGCTCTTTTCCTCGTCTGCCTG TGCTCTGGCCTAGGGGCTTCCTTCTGCTACATGCTGTCTTATCTAGTAGGGCGACCAGTGGTCTACAGATACCTGACAGAGAGAGCCCAGAAATGGTCCCAGCAG GTAGACAAGCACAGAGATCATCTCATCAATTACATCATATTTCTGAGGATCACTCCCTTTCTCCCCAACTGGTTCATCAACATCACCTCACCTGTCATCAACGTGCCTTTGGGGGTCTTCTTCCTTGGTACTTTCTTTG GAGTGGCCCCACCGTCCTTCGTGGCGATCAACGCTGGTACAACACTGTATAAACTGACGACAGCTGGGGAGGCAGTGTCCTGGAACTCTCTGATTGTGCTAGGTGTCCTGGCCGTACTCTCTATCCTGCCTGTCTGTTTCCAGAAGAAACTGCAGCAGAAGATGGAGTAG
- the LOC124035599 gene encoding transmembrane protein 41B-like isoform X1 codes for MAKKRRERREADSVSLVTLHEEPKTKFNEAQTLKETRYTGGGSARMSLLILLSVFTCAASVMYLVYRNFPELDNDEMATIKIPKDMDDAKALGTVLSKYKDTYYTQVLVAYFTTYIFLQTFAIPGSIFLSILSGYLYPFPLALFLVCLCSGLGASFCYMLSYLVGRPVVYRYLTERAQKWSQQVDKHRDHLINYIIFLRITPFLPNWFINITSPVINVPLGVFFLGTFFGVAPPSFVAINAGTTLYKLTTAGEAVSWNSLIVLGVLAVLSILPVCFQKKLQQKME; via the exons ATGGCCAAGAAACGAAGAGAAAGACGAGAGGCCGATAGTGTTTCGTTAGTAACGTTACACGAGGAACCGAAGACAAAATTTAACGAGGCACAAACCCTCAAAG AGACTCGATACACTGGAGGGGGCTCAGCTCGCATGTCTCTCCTCATCCTGCTGTCTGTCTTCACCTGCGCTGCTTCTGTCATGTACCTAGTGTACAGGAATTTTCCAGAGCTCGACAA TGATGAGATGGCTACTATTAAAATTCCCAAAGATATGGATGATGCTAAAGCCTTGGGCACTGTACTTTCCAAATATAAGGACACCTACTACACCCAAGTGTTAGTAGCCTACTTTACCACCTATATTTT CCTCCAGACATTTGCGATCCCTGGATCCATCTTCCTCAGCATCCTGTCTGGTTATCTCTACCCCTTCCCCCTGGCTCTTTTCCTCGTCTGCCTG TGCTCTGGCCTAGGGGCTTCCTTCTGCTACATGCTGTCTTATCTAGTAGGGCGACCAGTGGTCTACAGATACCTGACAGAGAGAGCCCAGAAATGGTCCCAGCAG GTAGACAAGCACAGAGATCATCTCATCAATTACATCATATTTCTGAGGATCACTCCCTTTCTCCCCAACTGGTTCATCAACATCACCTCACCTGTCATCAACGTGCCTTTGGGGGTCTTCTTCCTTGGTACTTTCTTTG GAGTGGCCCCACCGTCCTTCGTGGCGATCAACGCTGGTACAACACTGTATAAACTGACGACAGCTGGGGAGGCAGTGTCCTGGAACTCTCTGATTGTGCTAGGTGTCCTGGCCGTACTCTCTATCCTGCCTGTCTGTTTCCAGAAGAAACTGCAGCAGAAGATGGAGTAG